A section of the Flavobacterium sp. CG_23.5 genome encodes:
- a CDS encoding tryptophan 2,3-dioxygenase family protein — protein sequence MNNSDNAEVILKEIELKYQAINQKTETQLEGLLWSKPITYWDYIQTDALLNLQIQRTTLPDEMVFIMYHQVNELIFKMILWEMNQISYAQNIQTDFFTERLMRVSRYFDMLTTSFSIMGDGMEVEQYMKFRNTLTPASGFQSAQYRLIEFSSTDLINLIDHRYRDTIDRNTPYEFAFEHLYWQAAGKDYKTGKKSFLLEEFERKYKKMFLGHMEEYNTINIWQKFKQLPDADQKNPELITAMRHYDHTVNITWVMQHLNTAKKYIDQSGKGDGEATGGSDWKKYMHPKYQRRIFFPELWTAAELANWGEEK from the coding sequence ATGAACAATAGTGATAATGCAGAAGTGATTTTAAAAGAAATTGAACTTAAATATCAAGCAATAAACCAGAAGACCGAGACGCAACTAGAAGGATTACTTTGGTCGAAACCTATAACTTACTGGGATTATATTCAAACGGATGCATTATTAAATCTTCAAATTCAAAGAACAACACTTCCGGATGAAATGGTTTTCATCATGTATCATCAAGTAAACGAACTGATATTTAAGATGATACTTTGGGAAATGAATCAAATTTCGTACGCACAAAACATTCAAACTGATTTTTTTACCGAAAGGTTAATGAGAGTTAGTCGGTATTTTGATATGCTGACAACCTCTTTCAGTATTATGGGAGATGGAATGGAAGTGGAGCAATATATGAAATTTAGAAATACGCTTACACCTGCAAGCGGTTTTCAAAGCGCACAATACCGCTTAATTGAGTTTTCTTCTACAGATCTAATAAATCTTATTGATCATCGCTATAGAGACACGATTGATAGAAACACACCTTATGAATTTGCTTTCGAACATTTGTATTGGCAAGCAGCTGGTAAAGATTATAAAACAGGTAAAAAATCATTCCTTTTGGAGGAATTTGAAAGAAAATACAAAAAAATGTTTTTAGGTCACATGGAAGAATATAACACCATAAATATTTGGCAGAAATTCAAACAACTTCCAGACGCAGATCAAAAAAATCCAGAATTAATTACAGCCATGCGTCATTATGATCACACGGTAAATATTACGTGGGTGATGCAACATCTAAACACGGCAAAAAAATATATTGATCAAAGTGGGAAAGGTGATGGAGAAGCGACAGGTGGTAGTGACTGGAAGAAATACATGCATCCAAAATACCAACGAAGAATATTTTTCCCTGAATTATGGACCGCTGCTGAGTTGGCGAATTGGGGAGAAGAAAAATAA
- the hppD gene encoding 4-hydroxyphenylpyruvate dioxygenase: protein MSKEVKSVEYGLEKIFEGAQDFLPLLGTDYVEFYVGNAKQSAHYYKTAFGYQSLAYAGLETGVRDRTSYVLKQDKIRIVLTTPLTQDSPIHEHLRKHGDGVKVAALWVEDATSAYEETMKRGARSFMEPTVEKDEFGEVVRSGIYTYGETVHIFVERKNYNGVFLPGYKEWKSDYNPEPTGLKYIDHMVGNVGWNEMNTWVKFYEDVMGFVNFLSFDDKQINTEYSALMSKVMSNGNGRIKFPINEPAEGKKKSQIEEYLDFYGGPGIQHIAIATDDIIKTVSQLKARGIEFLSAPPHTYYEAIPERLGDHMKMMKEDLNEIEKLAIMVDADEEGYLLQIFTKPVQDRPTLFFEIIQRMGAKGFGAGNFKALFESIEREQALRGTL from the coding sequence ATGTCAAAAGAAGTAAAATCAGTAGAATACGGACTAGAAAAAATATTTGAAGGAGCACAAGATTTCCTTCCTTTATTAGGAACCGATTATGTAGAATTCTATGTAGGAAACGCAAAACAGTCAGCACATTATTATAAAACTGCTTTCGGATACCAGTCATTGGCCTATGCAGGATTAGAAACTGGGGTAAGAGACAGAACTTCTTATGTGTTGAAACAAGATAAAATCCGCATCGTGTTGACCACGCCATTAACACAAGATTCTCCAATACACGAACATTTGAGAAAACATGGAGACGGGGTGAAAGTAGCAGCGCTATGGGTAGAAGATGCCACCAGTGCTTATGAAGAAACAATGAAACGTGGTGCTCGATCTTTTATGGAGCCAACGGTTGAGAAAGACGAATTTGGAGAAGTAGTGCGTTCTGGAATTTATACTTATGGTGAAACCGTTCATATTTTTGTAGAACGCAAAAATTATAACGGTGTTTTCTTACCAGGGTATAAAGAATGGAAATCCGATTACAATCCAGAACCAACAGGATTAAAATACATAGACCACATGGTGGGTAACGTAGGTTGGAATGAAATGAATACTTGGGTTAAGTTCTATGAAGACGTAATGGGATTTGTGAATTTCCTTTCTTTTGATGACAAACAGATTAACACTGAATATTCGGCGTTGATGAGTAAGGTAATGTCTAACGGAAACGGACGAATCAAATTTCCAATCAACGAACCCGCCGAAGGAAAGAAAAAGTCACAAATCGAGGAATACTTAGACTTTTATGGTGGACCTGGAATTCAGCATATCGCCATTGCAACAGATGATATTATCAAAACAGTATCGCAATTGAAAGCAAGAGGAATCGAATTTTTGTCGGCTCCTCCGCATACTTATTATGAGGCAATTCCGGAACGTTTGGGAGATCACATGAAAATGATGAAAGAAGATTTAAACGAAATCGAGAAGCTAGCAATCATGGTGGATGCCGATGAAGAAGGATATTTGTTGCAAATATTTACAAAACCAGTGCAAGACAGACCAACATTGTTTTTTGAGATTATTCAAAGAATGGGAGCCAAAGGTTTTGGTGCGGGTAACTTCAAGGCGCTTTTTGAGTCAATTGAAAGAGAACAGGCATTGCGAGGAACGCTATAG
- a CDS encoding DUF3108 domain-containing protein, which yields MKKILLLLILITTVSFDSPKEDAYEAGEWFKFRIHYGVVNAGYATLEVKDATVNNRKSFHVIGKGFTTGMSRFFFKVDDLYESYIDKESGNPNQFVRKINEGGYTKNQEGFFNQSANRILVKDYKHKTEKTLIIPKNTQDILSAFYYLRNYPGIDKLRVGEAISIDMFFDNETTKFKLKFIGREDITTKFGVVSAMIFRPLVQSGRVFKEEESLTVWISDDDNKLPLRIKASLAVGSIKADLDAFKGLKNPFKIKR from the coding sequence ATGAAAAAAATACTACTACTCTTAATACTGATTACAACTGTTAGTTTTGATTCTCCTAAAGAAGATGCTTACGAAGCGGGTGAATGGTTTAAATTTAGAATCCATTACGGTGTTGTAAACGCGGGTTACGCAACTTTGGAGGTTAAAGATGCCACAGTAAATAACAGAAAATCTTTTCATGTGATAGGGAAAGGGTTTACTACTGGTATGTCTCGATTTTTCTTTAAAGTGGATGATTTATATGAAAGCTACATTGATAAGGAATCCGGAAATCCAAATCAATTTGTAAGAAAGATTAACGAAGGAGGTTATACTAAAAATCAAGAAGGTTTTTTTAATCAAAGTGCCAATCGAATTCTGGTTAAAGATTATAAGCACAAAACCGAAAAAACACTTATCATTCCAAAAAACACTCAAGACATCTTGTCGGCCTTCTATTATTTAAGAAATTATCCCGGCATTGATAAATTGAGGGTTGGAGAAGCAATCTCGATTGATATGTTTTTTGATAATGAAACTACAAAGTTTAAGTTAAAATTTATTGGACGTGAGGATATTACAACTAAATTTGGCGTTGTTTCCGCTATGATTTTTAGACCTTTGGTTCAATCGGGACGTGTTTTTAAAGAAGAAGAAAGTCTAACCGTTTGGATTTCAGACGACGATAATAAATTACCGTTGCGTATCAAAGCAAGTCTTGCTGTAGGATCAATCAAAGCAGATTTGGACGCATTCAAAGGATTGAAGAATCCGTTTAAAATAAAAAGATAA
- a CDS encoding homogentisate 1,2-dioxygenase, with protein MPIYHKLGSFPQKRHTQFEKPNGGLYYEQLFGTEGFHGNSSLLYHVHRPTQIKEITKSYSVEPKIAIGKNIKSLLLKGFELKPEDDFLDSRKAMLVNKDCTIGLAAPRQSLRNYFYKNADADEMIFIHKGKGKLRTMMGNIPFEYGDYLIIPRGMIYQIDFETTENRLFYVESFAPFYTPKRYKNDSGQHLEHSPFCERDFILPTELETHDEKGDFLIKIKKEGMMHEVIYATHPFDVVGWDGYNFPYGFSIHNFEPITGRVHQPPPVHQTFETATFVVCSFVPRLYDYHPKAIPAPYNHSNIDSDEVLYYVDGDFMSRNNIEQGHITLHPKGIPHGPAPGAMERSIGHKETHELAVMVDTFRPLMVTEEAMGLDDGQYYKSWVE; from the coding sequence ATGCCTATCTATCATAAATTGGGAAGTTTTCCCCAAAAAAGACACACACAGTTCGAAAAACCAAACGGTGGTTTGTATTACGAACAACTATTTGGAACAGAGGGTTTTCATGGTAATTCCTCATTGCTTTATCACGTTCACAGACCAACACAAATAAAAGAAATAACAAAATCGTATTCGGTGGAACCAAAAATTGCCATTGGAAAAAACATAAAATCTTTATTGTTAAAAGGGTTTGAGTTAAAACCCGAAGACGATTTTCTGGACAGTCGCAAAGCGATGTTAGTCAATAAAGACTGTACTATAGGACTCGCTGCGCCGAGACAATCATTGCGTAATTATTTCTATAAAAATGCCGACGCCGATGAAATGATTTTCATCCACAAGGGAAAAGGGAAATTGCGTACCATGATGGGAAACATTCCTTTTGAATACGGCGATTATCTGATTATTCCACGCGGAATGATTTATCAAATTGATTTTGAAACGACGGAAAATAGATTGTTTTACGTAGAATCTTTCGCTCCTTTTTATACGCCAAAACGATATAAAAATGATTCAGGACAACATTTAGAACATTCCCCGTTTTGCGAACGCGATTTTATTTTGCCAACAGAGTTAGAAACGCATGATGAAAAAGGTGATTTCCTGATCAAAATCAAGAAAGAAGGAATGATGCATGAAGTAATTTATGCTACACATCCTTTTGACGTTGTGGGTTGGGACGGTTACAATTTTCCTTACGGATTTAGCATTCATAATTTTGAACCCATAACTGGACGCGTACACCAACCGCCACCGGTACACCAAACATTCGAAACGGCAACTTTCGTGGTGTGTTCGTTCGTTCCTAGGTTGTACGATTATCATCCAAAAGCCATTCCAGCGCCATACAATCACAGCAATATTGACAGTGATGAGGTATTATATTATGTAGATGGTGACTTTATGTCACGCAACAATATCGAGCAAGGACATATTACGTTACACCCAAAAGGGATTCCTCACGGACCGGCGCCAGGCGCAATGGAACGTAGTATTGGTCATAAAGAAACCCACGAATTAGCCGTAATGGTCGATACATTTCGCCCGTTAATGGTAACCGAGGAAGCTATGGGATTAGACGACGGTCAATATTATAAATCTTGGGTGGAGTAA